In a single window of the Elaeis guineensis isolate ETL-2024a chromosome 8, EG11, whole genome shotgun sequence genome:
- the LOC105050180 gene encoding GDSL esterase/lipase At2g42990 produces the protein MSPNCFPWLLLLQLLLHSTMIAAAKVPAIIIFGDSSVDAGNNNFIPTVARSNFEPYGRDFNGGQATGRFCNGRLATDFISEAFGLPSTVPAFLDPKYSIKDFASGVCFASAGSGYDNATADVFSVIPLWRELENFKEYQKQLKDYQGEAKAQETISEALYIMSLGTNDFLENYYTVPRGRRTQYTVDEYQDFLVGIAEGFIRDLYKLGARKLDLTGIPPMGCLPLERATNPASRDACNEMYNRVAWNFNSKLKRLISKLNRELSGMTIIYGDIYYLFLDVIKKPLTFGFEDANSGCCATGIFEMGYLCNRRSLFTCQDANKYVFWDAFHPTERMNLVIAAEIMKTTLQVFK, from the exons ATGTCACCCAACTGCTTCCCTTGGCTTCTCCTGCTCCAACTCTTGCTGCATTCCACTATGATCGCCGCTGCCAAAGTTCCGGCGATCATCATCTTCGGGGACTCCTCGGTCGACGCCGGGAACAACAACTTCATACCGACCGTCGCCAGGAGCAACTTCGAGCCCTACGGCCGTGACTTCAACGGCGGTCAGGCCACGGGTCGATTCTGCAACGGGCGGCTCGCTACCGACTTCATCTCGGAAGCTTTTGGGCTCCCCTCGACCGTGCCGGCCTTCCTCGACCCCAAGTACAGCATCAAGGActtcgcctccggtgtctgcttCGCCTCCGCCGGCAGCGGCTATGACAATGCCACCGCTGACGTTTTC TCTGTCATACCTCTATGGAGGGAATTGGAGAACTTCAAAGAATACCAGAAGCAGTTAAAGGATTACCAAGGGGAGGCAAAGGCCCAAGAGACAATAAGTGAGGCTCTGTATATTATGAGCTTGGGGACCAATGACTTCCTTGAGAACTACTACACCGTGCCCCGTGGCCGGCGGACGCAATATACCGTCGACGAATACCAGGACTTTTTAGTTGGCATTGCCGAAGGTTTCATAAGGGATCTTTATAAATTAGGTGCTCGCAAATTAGACCTTACTGGCATTCCTCCAATGGGGTGTTTACCGTTGGAACGAGCCACCAATCCGGCGTCTAGGGACGCTTGCAATGAAATGTACAACAGAGTGGCCTGGAATTTTAACAGCAAGCTGAAGCGCTTGATCAGCAAGCTTAACCGAGAATTGTCTGGTATGACGATTATATACGGCGATATCTACTATCTTTTTCTCGATGTAATCAAGAAGCCATTGACATTCG GATTTGAGGACGCAAACTCTGGTTGTTGCGCAACAGGAATATTTGAGATGGGTTACTTGTGCAATAGAAGGAGTCTATTCACATGCCAAGACGCCAACAAGTATGTCTTCTGGGATGCCTTCCACCCGACCGAGAGGATGAACCTGGTTATTGCGGCTGAAATCATGAAAACTACTCTACAAGTATTTAAATAA